The Longimicrobium sp. genome includes a region encoding these proteins:
- a CDS encoding type II toxin-antitoxin system Phd/YefM family antitoxin yields MLHTRSVAEVARNFTEYVDRVEGRGESFVLMRGGRAVAELGPVRSAMRLGDLPDLLASLPRL; encoded by the coding sequence GTGCTACACACGCGTTCCGTTGCCGAGGTCGCCCGCAACTTCACGGAATACGTGGACCGCGTGGAGGGCCGCGGCGAGTCTTTCGTTTTGATGCGCGGCGGCCGAGCAGTCGCCGAACTGGGCCCGGTGCGCTCGGCCATGCGGCTCGGTGATCTGCCCGATCTACTCGCTTCGCTCCCACGCCTTA